A region of Natribaculum luteum DNA encodes the following proteins:
- a CDS encoding 50S ribosomal protein L5, producing MSEAEADFHEMREPRVEKVVVHMGVGQGGRDLGRAEDIIEDVTGQQSVRTQAKRTEPDFGIRQGEPIGTKVTLRGEDASEFLETALPLADLSSNQFDETGNFSFGIEEHTDFPSQEYDPNVGIYGLDVTVNLVRPGYRVTKRDKASRSIPSKHRLTPEDAIAFLEANFDVEVTE from the coding sequence ATGAGTGAAGCCGAGGCCGACTTCCACGAGATGCGCGAACCGCGCGTCGAGAAGGTCGTCGTCCACATGGGCGTCGGTCAGGGTGGCCGCGACCTCGGCCGTGCCGAGGACATCATCGAAGACGTCACCGGCCAGCAGAGCGTCCGCACCCAGGCGAAACGAACCGAACCCGACTTCGGCATTCGCCAGGGCGAGCCCATCGGCACGAAGGTCACGCTTCGCGGTGAGGACGCCTCCGAGTTCCTCGAGACCGCCCTGCCGCTTGCGGACCTCTCGTCGAATCAGTTCGACGAGACGGGCAACTTCAGTTTCGGTATCGAGGAGCACACGGACTTCCCGAGCCAGGAGTACGACCCGAACGTCGGGATCTACGGACTGGACGTCACCGTCAACCTGGTGCGCCCGGGATACCGCGTCACCAAACGCGACAAGGCGTCCCGATCGATTCCGTCGAAACACCGCCTCACTCCCGAGGACGCGATCGCGTTCCTCGAGGCGAACTTCGACGTGGAGGTCACAGAATGA
- a CDS encoding 30S ribosomal protein S14 encodes MSESENEQTGEHATKRTGQDEECPRCGRKQGLVGKYDINLCRQCFREIARDMGFKKYR; translated from the coding sequence ATGAGCGAAAGCGAGAACGAGCAGACGGGCGAACACGCCACGAAGCGAACGGGCCAGGACGAAGAGTGCCCACGCTGTGGCCGCAAGCAGGGGTTGGTCGGTAAGTACGACATCAACCTCTGTCGGCAGTGCTTCCGCGAGATCGCCCGCGACATGGGATTCAAGAAGTACAGATGA
- the rplX gene encoding 50S ribosomal protein L24 — translation MTRQPRKQRNNAERAPLHQRQKQLHATLSEELREEYDTRRTRVNAGDTVEVMRGDFAGEEGEVLNVDLREEVIHVEDVTIETADGEEVPRPLEPSNVRITDLDLEDDRREARLEGDNE, via the coding sequence ATGACCCGACAACCACGCAAACAGCGAAACAACGCAGAGCGTGCCCCGCTGCACCAGCGACAGAAGCAGCTTCACGCGACCCTCTCCGAGGAGCTCCGCGAGGAGTACGACACACGTCGAACCCGCGTCAACGCGGGCGACACGGTCGAAGTCATGCGCGGCGACTTCGCCGGAGAGGAAGGTGAAGTGCTGAACGTCGATCTCAGAGAGGAGGTCATCCACGTCGAGGACGTCACGATCGAGACGGCCGACGGGGAGGAAGTCCCCCGGCCGCTCGAGCCGTCGAACGTCCGGATCACGGACCTCGACCTCGAGGACGACCGTCGCGAGGCACGCCTCGAAGGTGATAACGAATGA
- a CDS encoding 50S ribosomal protein L32e: MADDENGAEESGPQELEDISGVGASKAEALREAGFESIDDVKEASQDDLAEADGIGNALAARIKADVGDLEVTEETEAEIEDEAAEEAEPEEEVETELRPRGLTEKTPDLSENEQRLLDRRKREGKPQFNRQDYHMKKRTPESWRRPRGGLSKQRRGIKGKGPKVEAGYRTPTAVRGKHPSGFEEVRVENVDDLEGVDGSREAVRIGSSVGARKRERIEEEAEDAGIRVLNPTYVEVEVDE; this comes from the coding sequence ATGGCTGACGACGAAAACGGTGCCGAGGAATCGGGACCACAGGAACTAGAAGACATAAGCGGTGTCGGCGCGAGCAAGGCCGAGGCGCTCCGCGAAGCCGGCTTCGAGTCCATCGACGACGTCAAGGAGGCGTCCCAGGACGACCTGGCCGAAGCAGACGGCATCGGTAACGCACTCGCCGCCCGTATCAAAGCCGACGTCGGTGACCTCGAGGTCACCGAGGAGACCGAGGCCGAGATCGAAGACGAGGCCGCCGAGGAGGCGGAGCCGGAGGAAGAAGTCGAGACGGAACTCCGTCCGCGCGGGCTCACCGAGAAGACGCCCGACCTCTCCGAGAACGAACAGCGGCTGCTCGATCGGCGCAAGCGCGAGGGCAAACCGCAGTTCAACCGCCAGGACTACCACATGAAAAAGCGCACGCCGGAGTCGTGGCGTCGCCCCCGTGGTGGGCTCTCGAAGCAGCGCCGCGGAATCAAAGGCAAGGGCCCGAAGGTCGAAGCCGGCTACCGCACGCCGACGGCGGTTCGCGGCAAGCACCCGAGTGGCTTCGAGGAGGTCCGCGTCGAGAACGTCGACGATCTGGAAGGCGTCGACGGCTCTCGTGAGGCGGTTCGTATCGGTTCCTCGGTCGGTGCGCGCAAGCGCGAGCGGATCGAGGAGGAAGCCGAGGACGCGGGCATTCGCGTCCTGAACCCGACCTACGTCGAAGTGGAGGTTGACGAATGA
- a CDS encoding 50S ribosomal protein L23, which yields MSVIDYPLVTEKAMNDMDFENKLQFIVDVDAAKPEIAAAVESQFDVSVEKVNTQVTMDGTKKATVRLSEDDDAQEVASRIGVF from the coding sequence ATGAGCGTGATCGACTACCCACTCGTGACCGAGAAAGCGATGAACGACATGGACTTCGAGAACAAGCTCCAGTTCATCGTCGACGTCGACGCCGCCAAACCCGAGATCGCAGCGGCTGTCGAGTCGCAGTTCGACGTCTCGGTCGAGAAGGTCAACACACAGGTAACGATGGACGGAACGAAGAAAGCAACCGTCAGACTCTCTGAGGACGACGACGCCCAGGAAGTCGCCTCGCGGATCGGGGTGTTCTAA
- a CDS encoding 30S ribosomal protein S17, giving the protein MAIGLDVETPPEPENPEEYDYEKCPFYGELSVRGQILEGTVVSTDMDKTVVVEREYDVAVPKYNRYMKRRSRIPAHVPGVLEPLSVGDTVKIAECRPLSKTKSHVVVEVTEEATAEDIAELTRQAEPERELASGDVTEGAEENAGDQ; this is encoded by the coding sequence ATGGCAATAGGACTGGACGTAGAAACCCCTCCGGAACCTGAAAACCCGGAGGAATACGACTACGAGAAGTGTCCGTTCTACGGCGAGCTGTCCGTTCGAGGTCAGATCCTCGAGGGCACCGTCGTCTCGACGGACATGGACAAGACCGTAGTCGTCGAACGAGAGTACGATGTGGCGGTTCCGAAGTACAACCGCTACATGAAACGTCGCTCGCGCATTCCGGCACACGTGCCGGGCGTGCTCGAGCCGCTCTCGGTCGGTGACACGGTCAAGATCGCAGAGTGCCGACCACTGTCGAAGACCAAATCGCACGTGGTCGTCGAAGTAACCGAAGAAGCGACTGCGGAAGACATCGCCGAACTGACCCGCCAGGCCGAACCCGAGCGGGAACTCGCGAGCGGCGACGTCACCGAAGGCGCAGAAGAAAACGCGGGTGATCAGTGA
- a CDS encoding 30S ribosomal protein S4e, whose translation MTNHQKRLSVPKSWPVERKTDTFTVKAGAGPHGEDGVPLLILLRDVLGHVDSRKEARYALSQDAILVNGQPVNDEGRPIGMFDIIALEGLEEYYRVFPDEGGRLALTPIDADAADSRLGKVEDKRQVKGGDTQLSLHDGTNVTVDSEEYGAKDSVVIDNENKEIVAHFPYEEGALVTAVRGNHAGKIGEIASIDVTLGSGSNTVTVETDDGEFETIEEYVVVIDENFVGGEDDE comes from the coding sequence ATGACGAACCACCAGAAGCGACTCTCGGTACCGAAGTCCTGGCCGGTCGAGCGCAAGACCGACACCTTCACCGTGAAAGCCGGCGCCGGCCCACACGGTGAGGACGGCGTCCCGCTGCTCATCTTGCTGCGGGACGTGCTCGGCCACGTCGACTCCCGGAAGGAAGCGCGCTACGCGCTCAGTCAGGACGCGATCCTCGTCAACGGCCAGCCGGTCAACGACGAGGGCCGTCCGATCGGGATGTTCGACATCATCGCGCTCGAGGGACTCGAAGAGTACTACCGCGTCTTCCCGGACGAGGGCGGACGGCTCGCACTGACGCCGATCGACGCCGACGCCGCGGACAGCCGCCTCGGCAAGGTCGAAGACAAGCGCCAGGTCAAAGGCGGCGACACGCAGCTGTCGCTACACGACGGAACGAACGTCACCGTCGACTCCGAGGAGTACGGCGCGAAAGACTCGGTCGTCATCGACAACGAGAACAAGGAAATCGTTGCCCACTTCCCCTACGAGGAGGGGGCGCTCGTGACCGCCGTACGCGGCAACCACGCCGGCAAGATCGGCGAGATCGCGTCGATCGACGTCACGCTCGGCAGTGGCTCGAACACCGTCACCGTCGAGACCGACGACGGCGAGTTCGAGACGATCGAGGAGTACGTCGTCGTCATCGACGAGAACTTCGTCGGAGGTGAGGACGATGAGTGA
- a CDS encoding 50S ribosomal protein L22, translating into MGINYSVDADPDTTAKAMLRERHMSHKHSKEIAREIKGRTVGEAVEYLEAVVAGERSVPFKSHNTGVGHRSDVDGWDAGRYPEKASKAFLELLENVTANADHQGFDGESMEIAHVAAHKVGESVGRKPRAMGRASAWNTPQVDVEIVVEEPEDERAEGDD; encoded by the coding sequence ATGGGAATCAACTACTCGGTCGACGCGGATCCGGACACCACCGCGAAAGCGATGCTCCGGGAGCGTCACATGAGTCACAAGCACAGCAAGGAGATCGCCCGCGAGATCAAAGGGCGAACCGTCGGCGAGGCTGTCGAGTACCTCGAGGCCGTCGTCGCCGGCGAGCGCTCGGTCCCGTTCAAGTCGCACAACACCGGCGTCGGTCACCGATCGGACGTCGACGGCTGGGACGCCGGCCGCTACCCCGAGAAGGCGAGCAAGGCGTTCCTCGAACTCCTCGAGAACGTCACCGCCAACGCGGACCACCAGGGCTTCGACGGCGAGTCGATGGAGATCGCTCACGTCGCCGCCCACAAGGTCGGCGAGTCGGTCGGCCGCAAGCCCCGCGCGATGGGGCGTGCGTCGGCGTGGAACACGCCGCAGGTCGACGTCGAGATCGTCGTCGAGGAGCCGGAGGACGAACGAGCGGAGGGTGACGACTAA
- a CDS encoding 50S ribosomal protein L2: MGRRILGQRRGRGTPTFRAPSHRYKAKLDHKKEEDDDVVRGTVVDIEHDPARSAPVAAVEFEDGDQRLVLAPEGVAVGDEIQVGISAEIKPGNTLPLAEIPEGVPVCNVEAKPGDGGKFARSSGVNADLITHDRDAAVVQLPSGEVKRLDPQCRATIGVVAGGGRTEKPFVKAGNKYHKMRARGTKWPRVRGVAMNAVDHPFGGGGRQHPGRPKSVSRDAPPGRKVGDISSRRTGRGGNK; the protein is encoded by the coding sequence ATGGGACGACGCATCCTCGGACAACGACGCGGACGCGGCACGCCCACGTTCCGGGCGCCGTCGCACCGCTACAAGGCGAAGCTCGACCACAAAAAAGAAGAAGACGACGACGTCGTGCGTGGCACGGTCGTCGACATCGAGCACGACCCCGCTCGCTCGGCGCCCGTCGCGGCCGTCGAGTTCGAAGACGGCGACCAGCGACTCGTCCTCGCTCCCGAGGGCGTCGCGGTCGGCGACGAGATCCAGGTCGGCATCTCCGCGGAGATCAAGCCGGGCAACACGCTCCCGCTCGCGGAGATCCCCGAAGGGGTGCCGGTCTGTAACGTCGAGGCCAAGCCGGGCGACGGCGGCAAGTTCGCCCGGTCGTCGGGCGTCAACGCGGACCTGATCACCCACGATCGGGACGCCGCGGTCGTCCAGCTGCCAAGCGGCGAAGTCAAGCGGCTCGACCCGCAGTGTCGCGCCACGATCGGCGTCGTCGCCGGCGGTGGCCGCACCGAGAAGCCGTTCGTCAAGGCAGGGAACAAATATCACAAGATGCGTGCACGCGGCACGAAGTGGCCGCGCGTTCGCGGGGTCGCGATGAACGCCGTCGACCACCCCTTCGGTGGTGGCGGTCGCCAGCACCCCGGTCGCCCCAAGTCCGTCTCGCGGGACGCTCCGCCGGGACGGAAGGTCGGCGACATCTCCTCGCGCCGTACCGGCCGAGGTGGTAACAAATGA
- a CDS encoding 50S ribosomal protein L6 produces the protein MRVELEIPEDVTAEVDHLDLTVEGPNGSVMRRLWYPDVSVEVEDDHVVIESDADDAKTNSTVGTFESHVENAFHGVTEGWEYEMEVFYSHFPMQVRVEGEEVVIENFLGEKAERRTTIHGDTDVSVDGEQLTLSGPNKEHVGQTAADIEQLTKVKGKDTRVFQDGVYITQKPQKGGA, from the coding sequence ATGCGAGTTGAACTCGAAATACCCGAGGACGTAACCGCCGAGGTAGACCACCTCGATCTGACCGTCGAGGGACCGAACGGCAGCGTCATGCGCCGTCTCTGGTACCCCGATGTCTCCGTCGAGGTCGAAGACGACCACGTGGTCATCGAGAGCGACGCCGACGACGCGAAGACGAACTCGACCGTCGGCACGTTCGAGAGCCACGTCGAAAACGCCTTCCACGGCGTGACCGAGGGCTGGGAGTACGAGATGGAAGTCTTCTACTCTCACTTCCCGATGCAGGTCCGCGTCGAAGGTGAGGAGGTCGTCATCGAGAACTTCCTTGGCGAGAAGGCAGAGCGACGAACGACTATCCACGGTGACACCGACGTCTCCGTCGACGGCGAACAGCTGACGCTGTCGGGCCCGAACAAAGAGCACGTCGGGCAGACCGCCGCCGACATCGAGCAGTTGACGAAGGTGAAAGGCAAGGACACCCGCGTCTTCCAGGACGGCGTCTACATCACCCAGAAGCCACAGAAAGGAGGTGCCTGA
- a CDS encoding ribonuclease P protein component 1, whose amino-acid sequence MALTPETLPRHELNGLPVRVAESDDPGTVGLEGIVVIETTNTLQIEVRDDGGSRVVQVPKSGSVFEFAITDDAADLEKGSGTTFKLADSQPDSSGLHSDESDRAGEGVAYVTVDGSRLLSRPARRTETNGDSPWQ is encoded by the coding sequence ATGGCACTGACACCCGAGACGCTGCCGCGACACGAACTCAACGGCCTGCCCGTGCGAGTCGCCGAGAGCGACGACCCCGGGACGGTCGGACTCGAGGGGATCGTCGTCATCGAGACGACGAACACCCTCCAGATAGAGGTTCGTGACGACGGCGGCTCTCGGGTGGTACAGGTGCCGAAATCGGGCTCGGTATTCGAGTTCGCGATCACAGATGACGCCGCCGATCTCGAGAAGGGATCGGGGACCACGTTCAAACTGGCCGACTCCCAACCCGATTCGTCCGGACTGCACTCGGACGAATCGGACCGAGCTGGCGAGGGCGTGGCCTACGTTACGGTCGATGGATCGCGGCTGCTCTCACGACCCGCCCGACGCACCGAAACGAACGGTGATTCACCATGGCAATAG
- a CDS encoding 30S ribosomal protein S3 — protein sequence MADEHQFIQDGLQRSQIDEFFAEELGRAGYGGMDVAKTPMGTQIVLKAEKPGMVIGKGGENIRKVTSELEERFDLDDPQIDVQEVDEPDLNARIVADRLANALERGWYFRKAGHTTLERIMDAGALGAEIVLSGKVTGARSRVEKFNAGYIKHNGEPAEEIVDEGQGVAVMKLGTIGVTVKIIPPGAELPDDFRIHEDMDPEEVVPEAVEANEGVEELLEAEPEAEAEEVEKAEAEAEAEAEAEAADEEVVEEVIEDELEGDEDEEFEDVDVPTDEDVEEDLEELEEDVEAEAEELVAEMEEEDEDEGGED from the coding sequence ATGGCAGACGAACACCAGTTCATCCAGGACGGCCTGCAGCGGTCACAGATCGACGAGTTCTTCGCAGAAGAACTCGGTCGCGCAGGCTACGGCGGTATGGACGTCGCCAAGACGCCGATGGGAACCCAGATCGTCCTCAAAGCGGAGAAGCCGGGGATGGTCATCGGCAAAGGCGGTGAGAACATTCGGAAGGTCACCAGCGAACTCGAGGAGCGGTTCGACCTCGACGATCCGCAGATCGACGTCCAGGAGGTCGACGAACCCGACCTGAACGCACGTATCGTCGCGGATCGGCTGGCGAACGCACTCGAGCGCGGCTGGTACTTCCGGAAGGCCGGCCACACCACGCTCGAGCGGATCATGGACGCCGGTGCCCTCGGTGCGGAGATCGTCCTCTCCGGGAAGGTCACGGGTGCGCGCTCGCGCGTCGAGAAGTTCAACGCGGGCTACATCAAGCACAACGGCGAACCCGCCGAGGAGATCGTCGACGAGGGCCAGGGCGTCGCCGTCATGAAGCTCGGGACCATCGGCGTGACGGTCAAGATCATCCCGCCGGGAGCCGAGCTGCCCGACGACTTCCGTATCCACGAGGACATGGACCCCGAGGAAGTCGTCCCCGAGGCCGTCGAGGCCAACGAGGGCGTCGAGGAACTGCTCGAGGCCGAACCCGAGGCCGAGGCCGAGGAGGTCGAGAAGGCTGAAGCGGAAGCGGAAGCCGAAGCTGAAGCTGAAGCCGCCGACGAGGAAGTCGTCGAGGAAGTCATCGAGGACGAACTCGAGGGCGACGAAGACGAGGAGTTCGAGGACGTCGACGTGCCGACCGACGAGGACGTCGAGGAGGACCTCGAGGAACTCGAAGAGGACGTCGAGGCCGAAGCTGAAGAACTCGTCGCCGAGATGGAAGAGGAAGACGAAGACGAGGGAGGTGAGGACTGA
- a CDS encoding 50S ribosomal protein L19e, translated as MTDLSAQKRLAADVLDVGKNRVWFDPDAQADIAEAITRDEIRDLVDDGLIRAKDASGNSRGRARQRNEKRAYGHQKGPGKRRGKKGARQNQKEQWQNQIRAQRRKLRELRDKGEITPTQYRQLYRKASGGEFRSVRYLLNYIDDNYGDE; from the coding sequence ATGACTGACCTGAGCGCACAGAAGCGGCTCGCGGCCGACGTCCTGGACGTCGGGAAGAACCGCGTCTGGTTCGACCCCGACGCCCAGGCCGACATCGCCGAGGCCATCACGCGCGACGAGATCCGCGATCTCGTCGACGACGGCCTCATCAGGGCGAAAGACGCCAGCGGCAACTCGCGCGGTCGCGCCCGCCAACGAAACGAGAAACGCGCCTACGGCCACCAGAAGGGGCCCGGCAAGCGCCGCGGCAAGAAAGGCGCACGCCAGAACCAGAAAGAACAGTGGCAAAACCAGATTCGCGCACAGCGCCGGAAGCTCCGAGAACTCCGTGACAAAGGCGAGATTACGCCGACGCAGTACCGCCAGCTCTACCGGAAGGCAAGCGGCGGGGAGTTCCGTAGCGTCCGGTACCTGTTGAACTACATCGACGACAACTACGGTGACGAATAA
- the rpmC gene encoding 50S ribosomal protein L29: MAILHTEEIRDMTPAEREAELEELETELLNAKAVLAAGGAPENPGEIGELKRTIARIKTIQREEGDLEEADE, translated from the coding sequence ATGGCGATTCTCCACACCGAAGAGATCCGCGACATGACGCCCGCAGAACGCGAGGCGGAACTCGAGGAACTCGAGACGGAACTGCTGAACGCCAAAGCAGTCCTCGCAGCCGGCGGCGCGCCGGAGAACCCGGGCGAAATTGGCGAGCTGAAACGCACCATCGCGCGGATCAAGACGATCCAGCGCGAAGAGGGCGACCTCGAAGAAGCAGACGAATAA
- a CDS encoding 30S ribosomal protein S8, whose product MTGNDPLSNALSGLDNAESVGHLTHEVQPASNEIGSVLEVFYDRGYIDGFEFVDDGKAGRFEVELTGAINECGPVKPRYSAGADDFEKWEKRYLPARDFGALVVTTSSGIMSHYEAREQGIGGQVIAYVY is encoded by the coding sequence ATGACAGGGAACGATCCACTCAGCAACGCGCTCTCGGGGCTCGACAACGCCGAGAGCGTCGGGCATCTCACCCACGAGGTACAGCCCGCCTCGAACGAGATCGGCAGCGTACTCGAGGTCTTCTACGACCGCGGGTACATCGACGGCTTCGAGTTCGTCGACGACGGCAAAGCCGGTCGATTCGAGGTCGAACTGACAGGAGCGATCAACGAGTGCGGCCCCGTCAAGCCCCGTTACTCGGCCGGCGCCGACGACTTCGAGAAGTGGGAGAAGCGATACCTCCCGGCTCGAGACTTCGGCGCGCTCGTCGTCACGACGAGCAGTGGCATCATGAGCCACTACGAGGCCCGAGAGCAGGGGATTGGGGGCCAGGTGATCGCGTACGTCTACTAA
- a CDS encoding 50S ribosomal protein L18: MATGPRYKVPMRRRREVRTDYHQRLRLLKSGKPRLVARKSNKHTTAQLISPGLQGDETHASAHSSDLAEYGWEAPTGNLPAAYLTGLLAGKRALEAGVEEAVLDIGLNTATPGNKVFAVQEGAIDAGLEIPHNDSVLADWSRTRGEHIAEYAEQLDEPLYGGDFVATELPEHFDEVREAILES, encoded by the coding sequence ATGGCGACAGGACCACGATACAAAGTGCCGATGCGCCGTCGCCGCGAGGTCCGGACGGATTACCATCAGAGGTTGCGCCTGCTGAAATCGGGCAAGCCCCGGCTGGTCGCTCGCAAGAGCAACAAGCACACTACGGCGCAGCTGATCTCCCCCGGCCTCCAGGGCGACGAGACGCACGCGAGCGCACACTCGAGTGACCTTGCAGAGTACGGCTGGGAAGCCCCGACGGGTAACCTCCCAGCAGCGTATCTCACCGGCCTGCTGGCCGGCAAGCGAGCGCTCGAGGCGGGCGTCGAAGAGGCTGTGCTCGACATCGGCCTCAACACGGCGACGCCCGGCAACAAGGTGTTCGCGGTACAGGAAGGAGCGATCGACGCTGGCCTCGAGATCCCGCACAACGACAGCGTGCTGGCCGACTGGTCGCGTACTCGCGGCGAACACATCGCCGAGTACGCCGAACAGTTAGACGAGCCGCTGTACGGCGGTGACTTCGTCGCCACCGAACTACCCGAGCACTTCGACGAAGTGCGAGAGGCAATCCTAGAATCATGA
- a CDS encoding 50S ribosomal protein L14 gives MEAMKADVTQGLKKGSLVTCADNTGARELKVISVSGYHGTKNRQPKAGIGDKVTVSVTKGTPEMRRQVLEAVIVRQRKPIRRPDGTRLKFEDNAAVIVDENEEPRGTEIKGPIAREVAERFGAIASTATMIV, from the coding sequence ATGGAGGCGATGAAAGCCGACGTCACGCAGGGTCTGAAGAAGGGCTCGCTGGTCACCTGTGCCGACAACACGGGCGCGCGAGAGCTGAAGGTCATCAGTGTCTCGGGCTACCACGGCACCAAGAACCGCCAGCCGAAGGCGGGGATCGGTGACAAAGTGACCGTCTCGGTCACGAAGGGTACCCCCGAGATGCGCCGGCAGGTCCTCGAGGCCGTCATCGTCCGCCAGCGGAAACCGATCCGCCGGCCGGACGGCACGCGGCTGAAGTTCGAGGACAACGCGGCGGTCATCGTCGACGAGAACGAAGAGCCCCGTGGCACGGAGATCAAGGGCCCGATCGCCCGCGAGGTCGCAGAGCGCTTCGGAGCAATCGCGAGTACAGCTACGATGATCGTATGA
- a CDS encoding 30S ribosomal protein S19, with product MSQEYRTGREGEEFTYRGYTLDELQEMELEEVAELLPARKRRSIERGLGVEHQKLLEKAREKDEQETANSPIRTHLRDMPVVPAFVGLTFEVYNGQAFERVRVEPEMLGHYLGEFQLTRKSVEHGQAGIGATRSSKFVPLK from the coding sequence ATGAGTCAGGAGTACAGAACCGGCCGCGAAGGTGAGGAGTTCACCTACCGCGGCTACACGCTCGACGAGCTGCAGGAGATGGAGCTCGAGGAAGTCGCGGAACTGCTGCCCGCACGCAAGCGGCGAAGTATCGAACGTGGGCTCGGCGTCGAGCACCAGAAGCTGCTCGAGAAGGCCCGCGAGAAAGACGAGCAAGAGACCGCCAACTCGCCGATCCGGACGCACCTGCGCGACATGCCGGTGGTGCCGGCGTTTGTCGGACTGACCTTCGAAGTGTACAACGGTCAGGCCTTCGAGCGCGTCAGAGTCGAACCCGAGATGCTCGGCCACTACCTCGGCGAGTTCCAGTTGACCCGCAAGTCCGTCGAACACGGACAGGCGGGGATCGGCGCGACCCGCTCGTCGAAGTTCGTCCCACTGAAGTGA
- a CDS encoding 50S ribosomal protein L30, giving the protein MKAIVQLRGEVDRSGAVDDTLDMLNVPKVNHATVVPDTDAYRGMITKVNDYVAYGEPSADVLETVLTKRAEPLEGRQSDVDEEWLAENTDYDDFADLAEALLAEETTLREQGLSPTLRLHPPRGGHDGIKHPTVEGGQLGKHTTEEINALLDSMR; this is encoded by the coding sequence ATGAAAGCGATCGTCCAGCTTCGCGGTGAAGTCGACCGATCAGGAGCCGTCGACGACACGCTCGACATGCTCAACGTCCCCAAGGTCAACCACGCGACCGTCGTGCCGGACACCGACGCCTACCGCGGGATGATCACGAAGGTCAACGACTACGTCGCCTACGGCGAGCCCAGCGCGGACGTCCTCGAGACGGTGCTCACGAAGCGCGCCGAACCGCTCGAGGGCCGACAGTCGGACGTCGACGAGGAGTGGCTCGCCGAGAACACCGACTACGACGACTTCGCCGACCTCGCCGAGGCGCTGTTGGCCGAAGAGACGACGCTTCGCGAGCAGGGGCTGTCGCCGACGCTGCGACTGCACCCACCGCGTGGCGGTCACGACGGCATCAAACACCCCACGGTCGAAGGAGGCCAACTCGGAAAGCATACAACCGAGGAAATTAACGCCCTCCTA
- a CDS encoding 30S ribosomal protein S5 — MSGNDYEDGWQPVTRLGRKVQEGEIDTMETALNSGLPLKEPEIVDQLLPGLDDEVLDINMVQRMTDSGRRVKFRCVVAVGNRDGFVGYAEGRDDQVGSAIQKAIGIAKLNMIQVPRGSGSWEDRSDRPHSLTHRTTGKAGSVEVELIPAPEGLGLAASDTVRAVLELAGIENAWTKSHGNTRTTVNLAKATFNALENASQSRRPQTREVVER; from the coding sequence ATGAGCGGAAACGACTACGAAGACGGGTGGCAGCCCGTCACCCGACTCGGCAGGAAGGTACAGGAGGGCGAGATCGACACGATGGAGACCGCCCTCAACTCGGGGCTCCCGCTGAAGGAACCCGAGATCGTCGACCAGCTCCTCCCCGGACTGGACGACGAAGTGCTGGACATCAACATGGTCCAGCGGATGACCGACTCCGGCCGGCGGGTGAAGTTCCGCTGTGTCGTCGCCGTGGGCAACCGCGACGGCTTCGTCGGCTACGCCGAAGGCCGCGACGACCAGGTCGGGTCTGCCATCCAGAAGGCAATCGGTATCGCCAAGCTGAACATGATCCAGGTTCCCCGCGGCTCCGGGTCCTGGGAGGACCGCTCTGACCGACCGCACTCGCTGACCCACCGGACGACCGGGAAGGCAGGTTCCGTCGAGGTCGAGCTCATCCCCGCACCCGAAGGACTGGGACTGGCCGCGAGCGACACCGTTCGCGCCGTCCTCGAGCTCGCCGGGATCGAGAACGCCTGGACCAAGAGCCACGGCAACACCCGGACCACGGTGAACCTCGCGAAGGCGACGTTCAACGCACTCGAGAACGCCTCGCAGTCGCGCCGACCGCAGACGCGTGAGGTGGTCGAACGATGA